In Dolichospermum flos-aquae CCAP 1403/13F, the following proteins share a genomic window:
- a CDS encoding succinate dehydrogenase/fumarate reductase flavoprotein subunit, producing the protein MLEHDVIIVGGGLAGCRAALEIARTDPSLKVAVVAKTHPIRSHSVAAQGGMAASLKNVDDTDSWEAHAFDTVKGSDYLADQDAVAILTQEAPDVVIDLEHLGVLFSRLPDGRIAQRAFGGHSHNRTCYAADKTGHAILHELVNNLRRYGVQIYEEWYVMRLILEDGQAKGVVMFHLLDGHIEVLRAKAVMFATGGYGRVYNTTSNDYASTGDGLAMTALAGLPLADMEFVQFHPTGLYPVGVLISEAVRGEGAYLINADGDRFMANYAPSRMELAPRDITSRAITYEIRAGRGVNTDGSAGGPFVYLDLRHLGKEKIMSRVPFCWEEAHRLLGVDAVTQPMPVRPTNHYCMGGIPVNTDGQVRSNNDSFVEGFFAAGETACVSVHGANRLGSNSLLECVVYGKRTGAAIANYVQNRQLPSIDETRYINEAKEQIQLLIDQPGQYRINQIRQAFQDNMTENCGVFRTDEVMRQGLEKIAQLQQKYSQIYLDDKGKSWNTELVEALELQSLMVVGQTILTSALNRQESRGAHFREDFAERDDNKFLQHTMAYYSPTGINIQYRPVTITMFEPKERKY; encoded by the coding sequence ATGCTCGAACATGATGTAATTATTGTTGGTGGCGGTTTAGCTGGATGTCGGGCTGCGCTGGAAATCGCCAGGACTGACCCTAGTTTAAAGGTAGCGGTAGTTGCCAAAACTCACCCGATTCGCTCTCATTCTGTGGCTGCTCAAGGTGGAATGGCGGCATCTTTAAAGAATGTGGATGATACCGATTCTTGGGAAGCACACGCTTTTGATACTGTTAAGGGTTCTGATTATTTAGCAGATCAAGATGCAGTCGCAATTTTGACCCAAGAGGCCCCAGATGTGGTGATTGATTTAGAACATCTGGGGGTGTTATTTTCTCGTTTACCTGATGGTCGCATTGCTCAACGGGCTTTTGGTGGTCATTCTCACAACCGCACTTGTTATGCGGCTGATAAAACCGGTCATGCAATTTTACATGAGTTGGTGAATAATTTGCGCCGTTATGGTGTGCAAATTTACGAAGAATGGTATGTAATGCGCCTGATTTTGGAGGATGGTCAGGCTAAGGGTGTGGTGATGTTTCACCTCTTGGATGGACATATTGAGGTATTACGAGCAAAGGCTGTGATGTTTGCCACCGGGGGCTATGGTCGCGTTTATAACACGACTTCTAATGATTATGCTTCCACTGGTGACGGTTTGGCAATGACCGCTTTGGCTGGTTTGCCTTTGGCAGATATGGAATTTGTCCAATTTCATCCTACCGGTTTGTATCCTGTGGGCGTGCTGATTTCCGAGGCTGTGCGCGGTGAAGGGGCATATTTAATTAATGCCGATGGCGATCGCTTTATGGCCAATTATGCCCCCAGTCGCATGGAATTAGCCCCTCGTGATATTACCTCACGGGCAATTACCTATGAAATCCGGGCTGGTCGTGGTGTAAATACTGATGGTAGCGCGGGTGGTCCCTTTGTCTATCTGGATTTACGCCATTTGGGTAAGGAAAAAATCATGAGTCGTGTTCCCTTTTGCTGGGAAGAAGCCCATCGTTTGCTTGGTGTAGATGCTGTGACTCAACCGATGCCTGTGCGTCCTACCAATCATTATTGTATGGGTGGTATTCCTGTCAACACTGACGGACAAGTTAGAAGTAATAATGATAGTTTTGTCGAAGGCTTTTTTGCTGCTGGAGAAACTGCTTGCGTGTCGGTTCACGGTGCAAATCGTCTCGGTAGTAACTCCTTATTAGAATGTGTAGTTTATGGTAAAAGGACTGGAGCAGCGATCGCTAATTATGTCCAAAATCGGCAATTACCATCCATAGATGAAACACGCTACATCAACGAAGCCAAAGAACAAATACAACTCTTAATAGACCAACCAGGACAGTACAGAATTAATCAAATCCGTCAAGCTTTTCAAGATAATATGACTGAAAATTGTGGCGTTTTCCGCACCGACGAAGTAATGCGTCAGGGATTAGAAAAAATCGCCCAACTACAACAAAAATATTCACAAATATATTTAGATGACAAAGGAAAAAGCTGGAATACAGAATTAGTTGAAGCCTTAGAACTACAAAGTTTAATGGTAGTTGGACAAACCATTTTAACTTCCGCCCTCAATCGCCAAGAAAGTCGTGGCGCACACTTTAGAGAAGACTTTGCCGAAAGGGACGATAATAAGTTTTTACAACACACCATGGCTTATTATTCACCAACAGGAATTAATATTCAATATCGTCCCGTCACAATCACAATGTTTGAACCAAAAGAGCGAAAATATTAA
- a CDS encoding TIGR03943 family putative permease subunit, with protein sequence MLNSQTKAPNKLIPWLDVLAITAWGILMLKYWLTGKLYLLIHPDFFWLVVVAGIALLIIGFSKGLQLWKHRHIPQIPSAGHINLFPPGWGSFLLLTTAILGLMITPRVFASQTALDRGVTESTGASRTQPQAFRATVRPEERSLVDWVRTLNVYPEPDAYTGQKAKVQGFVIHQPNVSEDYIFLARFVLSCCAADAYPVGLPVQISGSRQQYPPDTWLEIEGQMTTQTVGEKRQLTIKANSLKKIPQPQNPYSY encoded by the coding sequence ATGCTGAATTCCCAAACTAAAGCCCCAAATAAACTCATCCCTTGGCTAGATGTATTAGCCATTACAGCTTGGGGTATTCTCATGTTGAAATATTGGCTCACAGGCAAACTCTACCTATTGATTCACCCGGACTTCTTTTGGTTAGTAGTTGTCGCCGGCATAGCCTTATTAATCATTGGTTTCTCTAAGGGATTGCAACTGTGGAAACACCGTCACATTCCCCAAATACCTAGTGCTGGGCATATTAATTTGTTTCCCCCTGGTTGGGGCAGTTTCCTGTTACTAACAACGGCAATTTTAGGATTAATGATTACACCTCGTGTCTTTGCGAGTCAAACAGCCCTAGATCGGGGTGTGACTGAATCAACAGGTGCTAGTCGCACTCAACCCCAGGCATTTCGGGCTACAGTTCGCCCAGAAGAGCGATCGCTTGTAGATTGGGTCCGCACATTGAATGTCTATCCCGAACCGGACGCATACACAGGGCAAAAGGCAAAAGTCCAGGGATTTGTGATTCATCAACCTAACGTCAGTGAAGACTATATATTTTTAGCCAGATTTGTTCTCAGTTGTTGTGCCGCAGACGCTTATCCCGTGGGATTACCAGTCCAAATATCTGGATCACGTCAACAGTACCCCCCTGATACATGGTTAGAAATAGAAGGACAAATGACAACACAAACTGTCGGAGAGAAACGCCAACTCACTATCAAAGCCAACTCCCTGAAAAAAATTCCCCAACCTCAAAATCCTTACAGTTATTAG
- a CDS encoding S1C family serine protease → MNRKPYLIAVTGLAVLSIQALASPNGLAFPQPNHHSNSVIAQNSEEQTRIRVNQKASPAVVYINTGKSSGSGFIVSSDGLIITNAHVLQDAPATVTVVLEDGKRLPANVIGFAKNGVDLAAIKIRNQKNLPTLSLAKSAQVGQSVYAIGSPFSYDNQNNFTAGVLSNLDEQDGIIKHDARINPGNSGGPLLNSQAQVIGVNTAIQLDRNGSNSGISIAILVNKIQPFLTAIRQGNISRLRR, encoded by the coding sequence ATGAACAGAAAACCATATCTGATAGCAGTTACAGGGCTTGCTGTTTTATCCATACAGGCTCTAGCATCACCAAATGGCTTGGCATTTCCCCAACCAAATCATCATTCCAACTCTGTCATAGCCCAAAACTCGGAGGAACAAACGCGCATTCGAGTGAATCAAAAAGCCAGTCCAGCGGTAGTTTATATCAACACAGGTAAATCAAGCGGCAGTGGCTTTATTGTTAGTTCTGACGGGTTAATTATTACCAATGCTCACGTTTTGCAAGATGCACCCGCAACCGTTACTGTAGTTTTAGAAGACGGGAAACGACTTCCTGCTAACGTGATTGGCTTTGCTAAAAATGGAGTAGATTTAGCAGCAATTAAAATTCGTAACCAGAAGAATTTACCCACATTATCTTTAGCAAAATCAGCCCAAGTGGGACAGTCTGTATATGCTATTGGTAGTCCCTTCAGCTATGACAATCAAAATAATTTTACTGCCGGTGTTTTGAGCAATCTTGACGAGCAAGATGGTATAATTAAACATGATGCTAGAATTAATCCCGGTAATTCTGGTGGTCCACTTCTCAATTCCCAAGCCCAAGTTATTGGCGTAAATACTGCTATTCAACTTGATAGAAATGGCAGCAATAGTGGTATTAGTATTGCCATCCTGGTAAATAAAATACAACCTTTCTTAACGGCAATTCGTCAGGGAAATATTTCCCGTTTACGGCGCTAA
- a CDS encoding permease: MNQLNNGFTIFLSLLVEAMPFLLLGVFLSSLLLLFVDESKLVEKMPRNPLLGALFGSMIGFLFPVCECGNVPVARRLLMQGVPTPVAIGFLLAAPTINPIVIWSTWTAFRDQPEIVVLRVVFSLAIATIIGFIFSFQPDLVPFLQPSIARYLKFNPPAPPKTNRRGRQSQVQPQTNTPSLLQSGTYILGGTTGASKRIDDSYSEVAAISNFSKPLSEKLRSLLDNIIQELRELGGVMVIGSAIAAATQVLAPRDLIISLGAGPISSILAMLVLAAVVSICSTVDAFFALSFASTFTSGSLLAFLVFGPMIDIKGIGLMLSIFKPKALIYLFLLAGQLTLLFTLFLNLHVI, translated from the coding sequence ATGAATCAACTGAACAATGGTTTTACAATATTTCTCAGTCTACTAGTGGAGGCGATGCCATTTTTACTGCTGGGTGTATTTTTATCCAGTCTATTACTATTATTTGTCGATGAAAGTAAATTGGTGGAGAAAATGCCCAGAAATCCCCTATTGGGGGCTTTATTTGGCAGTATGATCGGCTTTTTGTTTCCAGTTTGTGAGTGCGGTAATGTGCCTGTGGCCAGACGGCTATTGATGCAGGGAGTACCCACACCAGTAGCGATTGGCTTTTTATTAGCAGCACCAACAATTAACCCCATTGTGATTTGGTCAACTTGGACTGCATTCCGCGATCAACCAGAAATAGTAGTGTTAAGAGTGGTATTTTCCCTAGCCATTGCCACTATTATTGGTTTTATCTTCAGCTTTCAACCGGATTTAGTTCCCTTTCTGCAACCATCAATCGCCCGTTATCTCAAATTTAACCCCCCAGCACCACCGAAAACAAACCGCAGGGGACGACAATCTCAAGTACAACCCCAAACTAATACACCGAGTTTATTGCAATCAGGAACATATATTCTTGGTGGCACAACGGGAGCGTCGAAACGCATAGATGATAGTTACAGTGAAGTCGCTGCAATTTCTAACTTCAGTAAACCCTTATCAGAGAAACTCCGCTCCCTATTAGATAATATTATCCAAGAACTCCGGGAATTGGGCGGAGTCATGGTAATAGGAAGTGCGATCGCCGCCGCTACCCAAGTTTTAGCCCCCCGTGACCTGATTATTAGTCTTGGGGCTGGGCCAATTAGCTCGATTTTAGCCATGCTAGTATTAGCAGCAGTTGTATCAATATGCTCTACAGTTGATGCCTTTTTTGCCCTGTCTTTTGCTTCCACCTTTACTAGCGGGTCATTGTTAGCATTTCTAGTCTTTGGACCGATGATTGATATTAAAGGTATTGGTTTAATGCTATCAATTTTTAAGCCAAAAGCCTTGATATATCTGTTTTTATTAGCTGGACAATTGACACTTCTATTCACCCTATTTCTGAATCTGCACGTGATCTGA
- a CDS encoding serine protease: MKHLFFTLICTTALLTIPQQLLLISPQLVTAQEPTKKLLTSAQLQALAKSITVKILTKNGSASGTLIAKNGNNYTILTNDHVMNPGASYRIQTPDGKIYPANVIKEKPASLKNQDVALFQFQSTAEYTIATLGISAPIAVEQKIVAAGFVSDSAKLVFTEGQISLLPDKSFQRGYRIGYSNKVQPGMSGGPILNYQGEVIGINAVHAYPISDKIYTYIDNSKPSVAERQQMRQYSWGLPIYSVAKVVNEVIAKSPKKIDDSALIAKKGLINDIDKIAQEITVLIPNANPTDMGSGVIIAQKGNIYYVLTADHVIWNRDEKKLKDKLEIVAPDNQRYAINVSNAKRMPGVDLAVVQFTSNQKYQVATLANYSLNTKGQKVFVSGFPGNKQQNKNKPHRILTAGVLSQQQVIKLNTYLSFNNQSSLIPVQIQTVLSDGYDLLYSNITKGGMSGGAVLDTQGRLIGIHGRAEGEISLDFDGEINLGSSSGIPIRTFLNLVEQGGIDSDLKVETTVPATLKKSEEDVISEYLLPLDQVPKNSDNEISWLNYANQLWRSQKYAEARKAVDKAISKKPDFYQAWYFKGVIFDSEKKYPESIAAYDKALKINPNFAQAWKDRGRLLFTLDKYSEALTSFDKAITLSPNQFDLYHWRGFTLHYLKRFPEAIEAYNQSIKIDPLFKFAYNGRASSYVELKNYRQAITDLTQAVQLDPKDAVSYLMRGSVYLVLEEYKQSIADSTQAIQLDPKKALYYNVRGIAYEGLKEYKQAIADYTQAIQLDPKNAKYYNSRGIAYTQLKDYKQVIADYTQAIQLDPKNATYYGMRGGSYLVLEDYKQAIADFTQAIQLDPKDAIYHSLRGGAYSKLKDYKQAISDLTETIRRDPKNAPYTMQGLRYSEFKDIKGFLSGYTGLMSKAYATRGGTYYKLKEYKLAINDYTQAIKIDSQNAEYYAFRGGIYSVLEEYKQGIDDLTQAIQLDPKEAIYYDFRGLAYLQLKDYKQAIADYTQAIQLDPKNATYYGGRGFAYFQLKDYKQAIDDYTQAIKIDPKKAIYYSARGDAYFQLKDYKQAIDDYTQAIKLKPDFTESYYVRGIAHYFLKDYKQAIDDWNQAIKLDPKNANPYAARGDAYLQLKDYKQAIDDYTQAIKLDPKNADYAYNRGFANYKLKEYQQAINDWNQSIKIKPEYPEAYTNLGIVHYEMGEVETAISNWRNAIKINSDFAEAHLALGVALYAKGDKEAGLKSAETALKLDKRFGKIEFLKENNWGDKLIKDSQEFLNNPKIKVLI; the protein is encoded by the coding sequence ATGAAACACCTATTTTTTACCCTCATTTGCACAACCGCTTTATTAACTATTCCTCAGCAATTGTTATTGATTTCTCCTCAACTAGTTACCGCACAAGAACCTACAAAAAAACTATTAACCTCAGCACAATTACAAGCTTTAGCTAAATCAATCACGGTGAAAATATTAACTAAAAATGGCAGTGCTTCAGGAACTTTAATTGCCAAAAATGGTAATAATTACACTATTTTAACTAATGATCATGTGATGAATCCAGGTGCATCTTATCGCATTCAAACACCTGATGGAAAAATATATCCTGCTAATGTGATTAAAGAAAAACCAGCATCTTTAAAAAATCAAGATGTGGCTTTATTCCAGTTTCAATCAACAGCAGAATATACTATAGCTACTTTAGGAATTTCCGCACCTATAGCAGTAGAACAAAAAATTGTCGCGGCTGGATTTGTGAGTGATAGTGCTAAATTGGTTTTCACAGAAGGACAAATTTCTCTATTACCAGATAAGAGTTTTCAAAGAGGTTATCGCATAGGTTACAGCAATAAAGTTCAACCAGGAATGAGTGGCGGACCCATATTAAATTATCAAGGTGAAGTTATTGGTATTAATGCCGTTCATGCCTATCCTATTTCTGATAAAATATATACTTATATTGACAATAGTAAACCCAGTGTAGCCGAACGTCAGCAAATGCGTCAATATAGTTGGGGTTTACCGATTTATAGTGTCGCTAAAGTAGTCAATGAAGTTATTGCTAAATCGCCTAAAAAGATTGATGATTCTGCTTTGATAGCGAAAAAAGGTTTGATTAATGATATTGATAAAATTGCCCAAGAAATTACGGTTTTAATTCCTAATGCTAACCCCACAGATATGGGTTCCGGGGTAATTATTGCCCAGAAAGGTAATATTTATTATGTGTTGACCGCGGATCACGTTATCTGGAATCGTGATGAAAAAAAATTAAAAGATAAGTTAGAAATAGTCGCACCCGATAATCAACGATATGCTATAAATGTTAGCAATGCGAAAAGAATGCCTGGAGTTGATTTAGCCGTTGTTCAATTTACCAGTAATCAAAAATATCAAGTTGCAACTTTAGCAAATTATAGTTTAAATACTAAAGGTCAAAAAGTGTTTGTTTCTGGTTTTCCTGGTAATAAACAACAAAATAAAAACAAACCTCACCGGATTTTAACAGCGGGAGTTTTGAGCCAACAGCAAGTCATTAAGTTAAATACTTATCTAAGTTTCAATAATCAAAGTTCTCTGATACCCGTGCAAATACAAACTGTTTTAAGTGATGGTTATGATCTACTTTATAGTAATATTACTAAAGGCGGAATGAGTGGCGGTGCGGTTTTAGATACCCAAGGAAGATTAATTGGTATTCATGGCAGAGCGGAAGGTGAAATATCACTCGATTTTGATGGTGAAATCAATTTAGGTAGTAGTTCTGGTATTCCCATTAGGACATTTTTAAATTTGGTTGAACAAGGAGGAATAGATTCAGATTTAAAAGTCGAAACTACTGTACCAGCTACACTGAAAAAATCGGAAGAGGATGTAATTAGTGAATATTTATTACCATTGGATCAAGTTCCTAAAAACAGCGATAATGAAATATCATGGCTAAATTATGCCAATCAACTATGGCGTTCTCAAAAATATGCAGAAGCGAGAAAAGCTGTTGATAAAGCGATTAGCAAAAAACCGGATTTTTATCAAGCTTGGTATTTCAAGGGGGTGATATTTGATAGTGAGAAAAAATACCCAGAATCCATTGCTGCTTATGATAAAGCTCTTAAAATTAATCCCAACTTTGCTCAAGCTTGGAAAGATCGGGGTAGATTGCTGTTTACATTAGATAAATATTCTGAAGCCTTAACATCTTTTGACAAAGCCATTACTCTGAGTCCTAATCAATTTGATCTTTACCACTGGCGAGGTTTTACGCTTCATTACTTAAAGCGGTTTCCTGAAGCAATTGAGGCTTACAATCAATCTATTAAAATTGATCCTCTGTTTAAATTTGCTTATAATGGGCGTGCTTCTTCTTATGTAGAGTTAAAAAACTATCGCCAAGCCATAACTGATCTTACTCAAGCTGTTCAACTTGACCCTAAAGACGCTGTCTCTTACCTCATGAGAGGTTCGGTTTACTTAGTATTAGAAGAATACAAACAAAGCATAGCTGATTCAACTCAAGCCATTCAACTTGACCCTAAAAAGGCATTGTACTATAATGTCAGGGGTATTGCTTACGAGGGATTGAAAGAATACAAACAAGCCATAGCTGATTATACTCAAGCGATTCAACTTGACCCTAAAAATGCCAAATACTATAATAGCAGGGGTATTGCTTACACACAGTTAAAAGACTACAAACAAGTCATAGCTGATTATACTCAAGCCATTCAACTTGACCCTAAAAATGCAACATACTATGGTATGAGGGGTGGCTCTTACTTAGTATTAGAAGACTATAAACAAGCCATAGCTGATTTCACTCAAGCCATTCAACTTGACCCTAAAGACGCAATCTACCACTCTTTGCGGGGTGGCGCTTACTCAAAATTAAAAGACTATAAACAAGCTATATCTGATTTAACAGAAACTATTCGTCGTGACCCTAAAAATGCACCATACACTATGCAAGGTCTCAGATACTCTGAATTTAAAGATATTAAAGGCTTCCTTAGTGGTTACACTGGCTTAATGAGTAAAGCTTACGCAACTAGGGGTGGTACTTACTATAAATTAAAAGAATACAAACTGGCGATTAATGATTACACCCAAGCCATTAAAATTGATTCTCAAAATGCCGAGTATTATGCTTTTCGTGGTGGTATTTACTCTGTCCTGGAAGAATACAAACAGGGGATTGATGATTTAACTCAAGCCATTCAACTTGACCCTAAAGAGGCAATATACTATGATTTTAGGGGTCTTGCTTATTTACAATTAAAAGACTACAAACAAGCCATAGCTGATTATACTCAAGCCATTCAACTTGATCCTAAAAATGCAACATACTATGGTGGTAGGGGTTTTGCTTACTTTCAATTAAAAGACTACAAACAAGCGATTGATGATTATACTCAAGCCATTAAAATTGACCCTAAAAAGGCAATATACTATAGTGCTAGGGGTGATGCTTACTTTCAATTGAAAGACTATAAACAAGCGATTGATGATTACACTCAAGCCATTAAATTAAAACCCGACTTTACTGAATCCTACTATGTTCGGGGTATTGCTCACTATTTCTTAAAAGACTACAAACAAGCAATTGATGATTGGAATCAAGCCATTAAACTTGACCCGAAAAATGCCAATCCATACGCCGCTCGAGGTGATGCTTATTTGCAGTTAAAAGACTATAAACAGGCGATTGATGATTACACCCAAGCCATTAAACTTGACCCGAAAAATGCAGATTACGCCTACAATCGAGGTTTCGCAAACTATAAATTAAAAGAGTACCAACAAGCAATAAATGATTGGAATCAATCCATTAAAATCAAACCTGAATATCCTGAAGCATACACTAATTTAGGCATAGTTCACTATGAAATGGGAGAAGTAGAAACAGCAATTAGTAATTGGCGAAATGCGATAAAAATAAATAGCGATTTTGCAGAAGCACATCTAGCTTTAGGTGTAGCTTTGTATGCCAAAGGCGATAAAGAAGCGGGTTTAAAATCGGCAGAAACGGCATTAAAATTAGATAAACGTTTTGGAAAAATTGAGTTTCTAAAAGAGAATAATTGGGGTGATAAGTTGATAAAAGATAGTCAGGAGTTTTTGAACAATCCCAAGATTAAAGTTTTGATTTAG
- a CDS encoding Ig-like domain-containing protein, whose protein sequence is MNKSYKLIQPLDGIAIAVMLLLSVLIGLIIWKGDVVKPMVRTFTWENQQIGAEDLSFSLTFSRPMDSKSIEENLKIDPPLAGKTSWAGRRMVYTLLTPAPYGTNYQVKLEKGQDKYSQAEGKNRVMQPFTGSFSTRNRVILYIGANPEVQGQLVLYNLTQEQKKVLTPKDLIVMDFEPFPNGEKILFSARSAKNPDLLSAQLYTVSTGISSQIGTEIAAAGKVDLILDNKEYQNLKFDLSADGKIIVIQRGKRDNPGDFALWYLSTSNDNSAEKPTPKRLQGQPGGDFLITPDSKAVAVSQGQGTAIVSLDGDSNKPLDFLPQFGLVQAFSKDGSQAAMVKFNTDYTRDLFLVTNQGVQKQLLKTTGSILSCQFDSASPSLYCLVTQLISKEQYIEQPYLVSIDLKTGKQKPLLLLPPAQRNVQTSLAPDGLGFLFDQVVPIANNTTPLPANTLKTDDGEPIASSSLWLMPMLPIADNTNIDIKPEQLPLMGFHPHWLP, encoded by the coding sequence ATGAACAAATCCTATAAACTTATTCAACCCTTAGACGGAATTGCGATCGCTGTCATGCTCCTACTGAGTGTGTTGATTGGGTTAATCATCTGGAAAGGTGATGTAGTCAAACCTATGGTTCGCACCTTTACCTGGGAAAATCAACAAATTGGCGCAGAGGATCTCTCCTTCTCCCTCACCTTTAGTCGGCCAATGGACTCCAAAAGCATCGAGGAGAATTTAAAAATAGATCCACCTCTAGCCGGTAAAACCAGTTGGGCTGGCAGAAGAATGGTGTACACACTCCTTACCCCAGCCCCCTACGGCACAAACTACCAAGTCAAACTAGAAAAAGGTCAAGATAAATATTCCCAAGCGGAAGGAAAAAACCGCGTCATGCAGCCCTTTACAGGTAGCTTTTCTACCCGCAATCGCGTCATCCTTTATATTGGTGCTAACCCAGAAGTCCAAGGGCAGTTGGTACTTTATAATTTAACCCAAGAACAAAAAAAAGTTCTTACCCCCAAAGACTTAATTGTGATGGATTTTGAACCATTCCCCAATGGTGAAAAAATCCTCTTCTCGGCTCGTTCTGCTAAAAATCCTGATTTACTTTCCGCCCAACTTTATACAGTCAGCACAGGTATTTCTAGTCAAATTGGGACAGAAATAGCCGCCGCAGGGAAAGTTGACCTAATTTTAGATAACAAAGAATATCAAAATCTCAAATTTGACCTTTCAGCCGATGGCAAAATTATTGTTATTCAAAGAGGTAAACGCGATAATCCCGGTGATTTTGCTCTCTGGTACTTATCAACCAGCAATGATAATTCCGCCGAAAAACCCACGCCAAAACGGTTACAAGGGCAGCCTGGTGGAGATTTTCTGATTACACCCGATAGCAAAGCCGTAGCAGTTTCCCAAGGACAGGGGACAGCAATTGTATCTTTAGACGGTGATAGCAACAAACCTCTCGATTTTCTGCCTCAATTTGGCTTAGTCCAAGCTTTCTCTAAAGACGGTTCCCAGGCAGCGATGGTCAAATTTAATACTGATTATACGCGAGATTTGTTTTTAGTCACCAACCAAGGTGTACAAAAACAATTATTAAAAACTACAGGCTCAATTCTTAGCTGTCAGTTTGACTCTGCTTCCCCTAGCCTTTACTGCTTAGTTACCCAACTTATTTCTAAAGAACAATACATAGAACAACCTTACTTGGTATCCATTGACTTGAAAACAGGCAAGCAAAAACCATTGTTACTCTTGCCTCCGGCTCAACGCAATGTCCAAACCAGTTTAGCACCTGACGGTTTAGGCTTCTTATTTGACCAAGTAGTTCCCATTGCCAATAACACCACACCATTACCCGCAAACACCTTAAAAACTGATGATGGTGAACCCATTGCTAGTAGTAGTCTCTGGTTAATGCCCATGCTACCTATAGCTGATAATACAAATATTGACATTAAACCAGAACAACTACCTCTCATGGGCTTTCATCCCCATTGGCTACCTTAA
- a CDS encoding COP23 domain-containing protein, whose product MMKLTLLTTLFLTTTLASTPVFAQEDANNQIRFICSTSRYSENGKSVPTTFLWTPNFQKAMVTWTSVLGGVKPQQRCKIVSQNFQTAFNNGSLNYVTNAFQNGNKVICSVSSIDGGCDTVLFTLRPQDKSRDVLKQLNKLWFGSATTVPIAQSSGEDKFYIDIRQFLNTPPANKMQ is encoded by the coding sequence ATGATGAAATTAACATTATTAACCACACTGTTCTTAACCACTACATTAGCATCTACTCCTGTTTTTGCTCAAGAAGACGCTAATAATCAAATTCGCTTTATCTGTTCTACAAGTCGTTACTCCGAAAATGGAAAGTCTGTTCCTACCACTTTTCTTTGGACACCAAATTTCCAAAAAGCAATGGTGACTTGGACATCTGTTTTAGGAGGAGTTAAACCACAACAACGTTGTAAAATAGTTTCTCAGAACTTCCAAACAGCTTTTAATAACGGCAGTCTTAATTACGTTACCAATGCTTTTCAAAACGGTAATAAAGTAATTTGTTCTGTGAGTTCAATTGATGGTGGTTGTGATACTGTATTATTTACATTACGACCTCAAGACAAGTCTAGGGATGTTCTCAAACAGTTAAACAAACTCTGGTTTGGCAGTGCTACGACAGTACCTATTGCACAAAGTTCTGGAGAAGATAAATTTTACATTGATATTCGCCAATTTCTAAATACACCACCAGCGAATAAAATGCAATAA
- a CDS encoding helix-turn-helix domain-containing protein, translated as MATSEPGTRVSLSDRELQIIDLVATGLTNQEIAVKLEISKRTVDNHISNILTKTKTDNRVALVRWALEWGKVCLDNVNCCSFPLMNDESMS; from the coding sequence ATGGCTACTAGTGAGCCTGGGACCCGTGTTAGTCTGTCAGACAGAGAACTGCAAATCATCGACTTAGTGGCCACAGGCTTAACTAACCAAGAAATTGCGGTCAAACTGGAAATTAGTAAACGGACAGTTGATAACCACATCAGTAATATTCTCACCAAGACAAAAACTGATAACCGTGTGGCTTTGGTGCGTTGGGCTTTAGAATGGGGTAAAGTCTGTTTAGATAATGTTAATTGCTGTTCGTTTCCCCTGATGAATGATGAAAGTATGTCTTAA